The proteins below are encoded in one region of Ereboglobus luteus:
- a CDS encoding TolC family protein gives MKHIPHIALALLFTLHSSPFTLLRGAPAAEATTIPALITEISAKNPERAFYEAEISAARSSARAATRLADPELSVELGRTRVRASDGSLAGEGAAWSVSLTQTFDWPGRLPLRKAIASRDITLAELGLARFDQALTARARVLATGLHSAATRADAIREVADRFTALKETFLARDPAGLTPLLDTRVIEASELSLQRRATEAELALHAALIELNQLRGAAPDAPLRIDAPHDYAATLAAPPERNALLAAARENNFEYRMRRVELEQQGYAVRLARNERYPGIAVSPYYSQEKADGTERSFGIGLSIPLPVTGRSGAAVNEAESRRRQAEAAAYLAERELDRDVLLAAQTLQTKLAESARWKPDTITKFREAAALADRHYRLGAVPISTYIELQNSYLDAVESLLDTRNEALEAALRLEELTGLKLVPLSGANSK, from the coding sequence ATGAAGCACATCCCGCACATCGCCCTGGCCCTCCTATTCACCCTTCACTCTTCACCCTTCACTCTTCTCCGCGGCGCTCCCGCCGCGGAAGCCACAACCATCCCCGCGCTCATCACCGAGATCAGCGCGAAAAATCCCGAGCGCGCATTCTACGAAGCCGAGATTTCCGCCGCCCGCTCCAGCGCGCGCGCCGCCACGCGCCTCGCCGATCCCGAGCTTTCCGTCGAACTCGGGCGCACGCGCGTTCGCGCGTCCGACGGCTCCCTCGCGGGCGAAGGCGCCGCGTGGTCCGTCTCGCTCACGCAAACCTTCGACTGGCCCGGACGCCTCCCGCTCCGCAAGGCCATCGCCAGCCGCGACATCACCCTCGCCGAGCTCGGCCTCGCGCGCTTCGACCAGGCGCTCACCGCCCGCGCGCGCGTCCTCGCCACCGGCCTGCACTCCGCCGCCACCCGCGCCGACGCCATTCGCGAAGTCGCCGACCGCTTCACCGCGCTCAAGGAAACATTCCTCGCCCGCGATCCCGCCGGCCTCACCCCGCTCCTCGACACGCGCGTCATCGAAGCCTCCGAGCTCTCGCTCCAGCGCCGCGCCACCGAGGCCGAGCTCGCGCTCCACGCCGCGCTCATCGAGCTCAACCAGCTCCGCGGCGCCGCCCCCGACGCCCCGCTCCGCATCGACGCCCCGCACGATTACGCCGCCACACTCGCCGCGCCGCCCGAGCGCAACGCCCTCCTCGCCGCCGCCCGCGAAAACAACTTCGAATACCGCATGCGCCGCGTCGAACTCGAGCAACAAGGCTACGCCGTCCGCCTCGCCCGCAACGAACGCTACCCCGGCATCGCCGTGAGCCCCTACTACTCGCAGGAAAAAGCCGATGGCACCGAGCGCTCCTTCGGCATCGGCCTCTCCATCCCGCTCCCCGTCACCGGACGCTCCGGCGCCGCCGTCAACGAAGCCGAGTCGCGCCGCCGCCAGGCCGAGGCCGCCGCCTACCTTGCCGAGCGCGAACTCGACCGCGACGTCCTCCTCGCCGCCCAAACCCTCCAAACCAAACTCGCCGAAAGCGCGCGATGGAAACCCGACACGATAACAAAATTCCGCGAAGCCGCCGCGCTCGCCGACCGCCACTACCGCCTCGGAGCCGTTCCCATTTCCACCTACATCGAACTGCAAAACAGTTATCTCGACGCCGTCGAATCGCTCCTCGACACGCGCAACGAAGCCCTCGAAGCCGCCCTTCGCCTCGAGGAACTCACAGGCCTGAAGCTCGTTCCGCTAAGCGGCGCGAACTCCAAATGA
- the crcB gene encoding fluoride efflux transporter CrcB, with amino-acid sequence MALYFWIALGSAIGGLARFALSGFVAHHVGETFPWGTFIVNVSGSFLIGFFATITAPDGRFLVGITARQFVMTGIFGGFTTYSSFSIQTLALAREGEWFHAGANATLTFVICFLAVWLGYVCATFINNLK; translated from the coding sequence ATGGCACTCTACTTTTGGATAGCTCTCGGCAGCGCGATTGGCGGATTGGCGCGATTCGCGCTTTCCGGTTTTGTCGCGCACCATGTCGGTGAAACGTTTCCGTGGGGCACGTTTATCGTCAATGTGAGCGGCTCGTTTCTGATCGGATTTTTTGCAACAATCACCGCTCCTGACGGGCGGTTTCTGGTCGGGATCACGGCGCGCCAGTTTGTTATGACCGGCATTTTCGGGGGCTTCACGACGTATTCGTCGTTCAGCATCCAGACGCTTGCGCTCGCCCGCGAAGGCGAGTGGTTTCACGCGGGAGCCAACGCCACGCTCACGTTTGTGATCTGCTTTCTGGCCGTGTGGCTCGGCTATGTGTGCGCGACTTTTATCAATAATCTGAAATGA
- a CDS encoding HD family phosphohydrolase, whose translation MSLIDTLRTLPGGGQQPRKRKTLVNSRVWKFLATHRLVTTLILIATASSIVFISYVGINSSSIPIYPNQVAGVQITANVAFDYVSHQQAELTREQIRNRVPRVYKLDDEPLKKFEAAIKDLLADLDTFEKRYPPEGAEDPVRTASFNALLVAFNARGPYNTTAAEVRTLLDIGDANRRREIAETALQTLREICKDGIQDNALAMMTASDGTSTLLRITRPGGESVERTVRTLENARSELRVSLASEGLRRRTIYTIARIFDNGLAPNIRFDEVATEALKMEATIKMPSPVVHVEKGQIIIENGKRVTSEQYEMLEAYRAYQLEHNTESSSADMQFLRRILVVLAMVLACAIYMRIEDPETLQSNGRLALLALVVVFNLALVRVTYWLSELPYFMHHSEAASILPYLAPTAIAPIIVVILIDAGSAIFMALLISVFTSVIYGNRLDVLVLTFFASIIATYQCRHVRRRSSIMRAALYGGIAVSCFALLFGIIDQQSFLGPDFTVPRQILTGLINGVITGVIVVGLLPIIETLFQRTTDITLLELTDYNHPLLRRMQMEAPGTYHHSLVVAQLAENAANAIGANPLLARVCALFHDIGKTNKPEYFTENQRDRANPHDENNPSLSALIIKAHVKDGVDLAIKNKLPRAVIDVIQQHHGTSLIRFFYHRALGEKRYQASGSASPIPHHGGTTPPVVVTRPPFAIQNSPGLDPVPVSESTYRYDGPRPQFKESAIILLADGVEAASRSMRKVTPQHLGELIDQIFRDRMDDEQLDDAPLTFADLNKIRNSFVLTLLNMLHSRVAYPPTEEKTVEQTNDKGTPPADALQPEPAK comes from the coding sequence ATGTCTCTGATTGATACTCTACGCACCCTTCCAGGTGGTGGCCAGCAGCCGCGCAAACGCAAGACTCTCGTCAACTCGCGCGTCTGGAAATTCCTCGCAACCCACAGGCTCGTCACGACGTTGATCCTCATCGCGACGGCGTCCTCAATCGTGTTCATCAGCTACGTGGGAATCAACAGCAGCTCGATTCCGATTTACCCGAACCAGGTCGCCGGGGTGCAAATCACCGCAAACGTCGCGTTTGATTACGTGAGCCACCAGCAGGCCGAGCTCACGCGCGAGCAAATCCGCAACCGCGTGCCCCGCGTTTACAAGCTCGACGACGAGCCGCTCAAGAAATTCGAGGCCGCGATCAAGGACTTGCTGGCGGACCTGGACACGTTTGAAAAAAGATACCCGCCCGAGGGCGCCGAGGATCCCGTGCGCACCGCGTCGTTCAACGCGCTCCTGGTCGCATTCAACGCCCGCGGCCCCTACAACACCACGGCGGCAGAGGTGCGGACGCTGCTCGACATCGGCGACGCCAACCGGCGGCGCGAGATCGCCGAGACCGCATTGCAAACATTGCGCGAAATCTGCAAGGACGGCATTCAGGACAATGCGCTTGCCATGATGACGGCGTCCGACGGCACATCCACGCTGCTGCGAATAACGCGCCCCGGCGGCGAAAGCGTGGAACGCACCGTGCGCACGCTTGAAAACGCGCGCAGCGAATTGCGCGTCAGCCTGGCCAGCGAGGGTCTGCGGCGCAGGACGATCTACACAATCGCCCGCATCTTCGACAACGGCCTCGCGCCCAACATCCGCTTCGACGAGGTTGCCACCGAGGCGCTCAAGATGGAGGCCACGATAAAAATGCCCTCACCGGTCGTCCATGTTGAGAAGGGGCAGATCATCATCGAAAACGGCAAGCGCGTGACATCCGAGCAATACGAAATGCTCGAGGCCTATCGCGCCTACCAGCTCGAGCACAACACCGAGAGCAGCTCGGCCGACATGCAATTTCTACGTCGTATACTCGTGGTGCTCGCAATGGTGCTCGCGTGCGCCATCTACATGCGCATCGAGGACCCCGAGACGCTCCAGAGCAACGGACGCCTCGCGCTCCTCGCGCTCGTTGTCGTTTTCAACCTCGCCCTTGTGCGGGTCACCTATTGGTTGAGCGAGCTGCCGTATTTCATGCACCACTCGGAGGCTGCATCAATCCTGCCGTATCTGGCGCCAACCGCGATCGCGCCGATCATTGTCGTGATTCTCATCGACGCGGGCTCGGCCATTTTCATGGCGTTGCTGATCTCCGTGTTCACGAGCGTCATTTACGGAAACCGGCTCGACGTGCTCGTGCTCACCTTCTTCGCGTCGATCATCGCCACCTACCAATGCCGCCACGTCCGCCGCCGCAGCAGCATCATGCGCGCGGCGCTTTATGGCGGCATCGCCGTTTCGTGCTTCGCGCTGCTCTTCGGCATCATCGACCAGCAGTCATTCCTGGGCCCCGATTTCACCGTGCCCCGCCAGATACTCACGGGCCTGATAAACGGCGTCATCACCGGCGTCATCGTCGTCGGCTTGCTGCCGATCATCGAAACGCTTTTCCAGCGCACAACCGACATCACGCTGCTCGAGCTCACCGACTACAATCACCCGCTCCTCCGGCGCATGCAAATGGAGGCGCCCGGCACCTATCACCATTCGCTCGTCGTGGCGCAGCTTGCGGAAAACGCCGCCAACGCCATCGGCGCCAATCCGCTGCTCGCCCGCGTGTGCGCGCTCTTCCACGACATCGGCAAGACGAACAAACCCGAATACTTCACGGAAAACCAGCGAGACCGCGCCAACCCGCACGACGAAAACAACCCCTCGCTTTCCGCGCTCATCATCAAGGCGCACGTAAAGGACGGCGTTGACCTCGCAATCAAAAACAAGCTCCCGCGCGCGGTCATCGACGTCATCCAGCAGCACCACGGCACGAGCCTGATTCGCTTTTTCTATCACAGGGCGCTCGGTGAAAAACGCTATCAGGCCAGCGGCTCCGCCTCGCCGATTCCGCACCACGGGGGAACAACCCCGCCCGTGGTTGTCACGCGCCCGCCGTTTGCGATACAAAACTCGCCCGGCCTCGACCCCGTTCCGGTGAGCGAGTCCACTTACCGTTACGATGGTCCGCGCCCGCAATTCAAGGAAAGCGCGATCATCCTCCTCGCCGACGGTGTCGAGGCGGCCTCGCGCTCGATGCGCAAAGTAACGCCGCAACACCTGGGCGAGTTGATCGACCAGATTTTTAGGGATCGCATGGATGACGAGCAGCTCGACGACGCGCCGCTGACATTTGCCGACCTGAACAAAATCAGAAACAGCTTTGTCCTCACGCTTCTGAACATGCTGCATTCGCGAGTCGCCTATCCCCCTACGGAGGAAAAGACCGTCGAGCAAACCAACGACAAAGGCACTCCGCCCGCCGATGCGCTGCAACCCGAGCCGGCCAAATAA
- a CDS encoding peptide ABC transporter substrate-binding protein — protein MNVHRILLLCLSAAYFAVSAAGQQKILRAGNGDEPQDLDPQVISGSVEHRLVSALFEGLVNNSPDDLGVIPGVAERWEVSDDGLVYTFHLRADAKWSNGEPVTANDFVRSYARMLSPKLATEYAYMLFLLKGATDYYTGKTGDFSTVGARAPDERTLVLTLERPAPFFLSALTHYAWFPVPLSVIEKFGPVDAKGSRWTRPGNLVGNGPFVLTEWKQNQIISTRRSPTYWDRETVKLDGIDFYPVTQSDNEERMYRAGQLNITYDFPPQKIPSYKRSPDSHLRIDPYCGVYFYRFNTKRKPFDDVRVRRAFALAINRERLVKYVTLADEKPAYTIVPPDVAGYTPAPDAALKANIAEARRLLAEAGYPNGKGFPKTELLYNTLEKHRIIAEALQQMWRKNLGVEIGLYNQEWKVYLDSQKTMNFQVQRAGWIADYVDPHVFFDLWRTGGGNNNTNWGDAEYDRMLDAALEAKTQEERYAVYQRMEKMLLRDLPIMPIYFYTYARIISPRVKNFRTTFLDNYPWKYVDLEVK, from the coding sequence ATGAACGTCCATCGCATCCTCCTTCTCTGTTTGAGCGCAGCCTATTTTGCCGTGTCCGCGGCGGGACAGCAAAAAATCCTTCGCGCTGGCAATGGCGACGAGCCGCAGGACCTCGATCCGCAGGTGATTTCCGGAAGCGTGGAGCACCGCCTGGTGAGCGCGTTGTTCGAGGGGCTGGTGAACAATTCGCCCGACGACCTGGGCGTGATTCCCGGCGTGGCGGAGCGCTGGGAGGTGTCGGACGACGGGCTTGTTTACACGTTCCATTTGCGGGCGGACGCGAAGTGGTCGAACGGCGAGCCGGTCACGGCAAACGACTTCGTGCGTTCGTATGCGCGCATGCTGTCGCCCAAGCTCGCCACCGAATACGCCTACATGCTTTTTCTGCTCAAGGGCGCGACGGATTACTACACGGGAAAAACGGGGGATTTTTCCACCGTCGGCGCGCGCGCGCCCGACGAGCGCACGCTGGTGCTCACGCTCGAGAGGCCCGCGCCGTTTTTCCTGAGCGCGCTCACGCATTACGCGTGGTTTCCGGTGCCGCTTTCGGTGATTGAAAAATTCGGCCCGGTAGACGCGAAGGGTTCGCGCTGGACGCGTCCGGGAAATCTCGTCGGCAACGGCCCGTTCGTGCTCACGGAGTGGAAGCAGAACCAGATTATTTCAACACGGCGCTCGCCCACATATTGGGATCGCGAAACGGTGAAACTCGACGGCATTGATTTTTATCCCGTCACGCAATCCGACAACGAGGAGCGCATGTATCGCGCGGGGCAGCTCAACATCACCTACGATTTTCCGCCGCAAAAAATCCCCTCCTACAAACGCTCGCCCGACTCGCACCTGCGCATCGATCCCTACTGCGGCGTTTATTTTTATCGCTTCAACACAAAGCGCAAACCGTTCGACGATGTGCGAGTGCGGCGCGCGTTTGCGCTGGCGATCAACCGCGAGCGGCTGGTGAAATACGTGACGCTCGCCGATGAAAAACCGGCCTACACGATTGTTCCGCCGGATGTGGCGGGTTACACGCCGGCGCCGGACGCGGCGTTGAAGGCAAACATCGCCGAAGCGCGACGCCTGCTGGCCGAGGCGGGTTATCCGAACGGCAAGGGGTTTCCAAAAACCGAACTGCTTTACAACACGCTTGAGAAGCACCGCATCATCGCGGAGGCGCTGCAGCAGATGTGGCGCAAAAACCTCGGCGTCGAAATCGGCCTCTACAACCAGGAGTGGAAGGTGTATCTCGACTCGCAGAAGACGATGAACTTTCAGGTGCAGCGCGCGGGGTGGATCGCGGACTATGTCGATCCGCATGTGTTTTTCGACCTGTGGCGCACGGGCGGCGGCAACAACAACACGAACTGGGGCGACGCCGAATACGACCGCATGCTCGACGCGGCGCTCGAGGCGAAGACGCAGGAGGAGCGTTATGCGGTCTACCAGCGCATGGAAAAAATGCTGCTGCGCGACCTGCCGATCATGCCGATCTATTTCTACACCTACGCGAGAATCATTTCCCCGCGGGTAAAGAATTTCCGCACCACGTTCCTGGACAACTACCCGTGGAAATACGTGGATTTGGAAGTGAAGTGA
- a CDS encoding DUF456 domain-containing protein gives MQITLEILAWSALVIGLVCGPFGALIPVVPGAVLPVVGALIHKLILPDVLSWWTIVALVVCAILERVVDFLGTLVGAKWAGATRWGLFGAAVGGIVGLFFAPFGLLLGPVIGAFVAEIIFARKGLESSVKSGFGAGVGYGISMAARLAIALFMVMIVLFDLYLYYA, from the coding sequence ATGCAAATCACATTGGAAATTCTCGCTTGGAGCGCGCTCGTGATCGGATTGGTCTGCGGACCGTTTGGCGCGCTCATCCCCGTGGTGCCGGGCGCGGTGCTGCCGGTGGTCGGCGCGCTCATCCACAAGTTGATTCTGCCCGACGTGCTGTCGTGGTGGACGATTGTGGCGCTGGTGGTTTGCGCGATCCTGGAGCGCGTGGTGGATTTCCTTGGAACACTCGTCGGCGCCAAATGGGCCGGCGCGACGCGGTGGGGTTTGTTCGGCGCGGCGGTGGGCGGAATTGTCGGCCTGTTTTTCGCGCCGTTCGGCCTGTTGCTCGGGCCGGTCATCGGGGCGTTTGTCGCGGAAATTATTTTTGCGAGGAAAGGCTTGGAAAGCTCGGTAAAGTCCGGGTTTGGCGCGGGCGTGGGTTACGGCATTTCCATGGCGGCGAGGCTGGCGATTGCCCTTTTCATGGTCATGATCGTTTTGTTTGATCTGTATCTTTACTACGCATGA
- the aroQ gene encoding type II 3-dehydroquinate dehydratase — MKKIGIINGPNLDRLGKREPEIYGSTTLDQLARQLQAEFDGKAALEFFQSNIEGEIVGKIAAFADAKFDGLVVNFGAYTHTSVALRDALLGAHLPAVEVHISNIYKREEFRHTSLTAPACAGMISGLGLEGYFAAVRFLLK, encoded by the coding sequence ATGAAAAAAATCGGCATCATTAACGGCCCCAACCTCGACCGCCTCGGCAAACGCGAGCCGGAAATCTACGGCTCCACCACCCTCGACCAGCTCGCGCGGCAACTGCAGGCCGAGTTCGACGGCAAGGCCGCGCTTGAGTTTTTCCAATCCAACATCGAGGGCGAAATCGTGGGCAAAATCGCCGCGTTCGCCGACGCGAAGTTCGACGGCCTCGTGGTCAACTTCGGCGCCTACACGCACACGAGCGTCGCCTTGCGCGACGCGCTTCTTGGCGCGCATTTGCCTGCTGTCGAGGTCCACATTTCAAACATCTACAAGCGCGAGGAATTCCGCCACACATCGCTGACCGCGCCCGCTTGCGCCGGCATGATCAGCGGCCTCGGCTTGGAGGGCTACTTCGCGGCAGTGAGGTTTTTGTTGAAATAA
- a CDS encoding Nif3-like dinuclear metal center hexameric protein: MPTLHELVAYCEERTRRTAFNDAPGAFNGLQLANDGRVTKIGAIVDSGITPFRKAAAAGIDFLIAHHGMYWDMPRPITGPVYDRVSTLMRANCALYSSHLPLDSHPEIGNNALLARQLGLSPATPFMVHDGEPVGWVAAHKASRASLRSQLQKLYPRVTAIEYGSTKPRAIAFCSGSGNSAMRELAAAGVDTLVTGELREEWFNVAQEQKLNLYLCGHYATEVHGVKALAAELSERFGLPWKFIATDNPL, encoded by the coding sequence ATGCCCACACTCCACGAACTGGTTGCCTATTGTGAAGAACGCACGCGCCGCACCGCGTTCAATGACGCGCCCGGCGCGTTTAACGGACTCCAACTCGCCAACGACGGGCGCGTCACCAAAATCGGCGCCATCGTCGATTCCGGCATCACGCCGTTCCGCAAGGCCGCCGCCGCCGGCATCGATTTTCTCATCGCGCACCACGGCATGTATTGGGACATGCCCCGCCCGATCACCGGCCCCGTTTACGACCGCGTCTCCACGCTCATGCGCGCCAACTGCGCGCTCTATTCGTCGCACCTGCCGCTCGATTCGCATCCCGAAATCGGCAACAACGCCCTGCTCGCTCGCCAGCTCGGTCTCTCGCCCGCCACGCCGTTCATGGTGCACGACGGCGAGCCGGTCGGCTGGGTCGCCGCGCACAAGGCGTCGCGCGCGTCGCTGCGCTCGCAGTTGCAAAAACTCTATCCGCGCGTGACGGCCATCGAATACGGCTCGACCAAACCGCGCGCCATCGCCTTTTGCAGCGGCAGCGGCAACAGCGCCATGCGCGAACTGGCCGCCGCCGGCGTCGACACGCTCGTGACCGGCGAACTCCGCGAGGAATGGTTCAACGTCGCGCAGGAGCAAAAACTCAACCTCTACCTCTGCGGCCACTACGCCACCGAGGTGCACGGCGTGAAAGCCCTCGCCGCCGAGCTCTCCGAGCGCTTCGGCCTCCCGTGGAAATTCATCGCCACGGACAACCCATTATGA
- a CDS encoding class I SAM-dependent methyltransferase, with amino-acid sequence MPLDPTARFTDRVDNYVRYRPTYPPQLISELVTRAQLSPARSIIADIGSGTGILTGHLLPHAARVHAVEPNAAMRVAAERTLGANPRFASIDATAESTTLPPRSIDLVTAGQSFHWFNHAGARREFTRILKPGGFVALVWNERQTSGTPFLEDYEATLRHLAPDYARSRHALVNESIIAEFFAPDKYQLVEFLKTQSLDLEAFIGRSLSSSYAPNKNHPNHTQFIAALRSIFEGNAQNERVEMHYQSRMYFGRLTC; translated from the coding sequence ATGCCTCTCGATCCAACCGCACGCTTCACCGATCGCGTGGACAACTACGTCCGTTACCGCCCCACTTATCCGCCTCAACTGATTTCCGAGCTCGTCACTCGCGCACAACTCTCGCCCGCGCGCAGCATCATCGCCGACATCGGCTCCGGCACCGGCATATTGACCGGGCACCTGCTTCCGCACGCCGCCCGCGTTCACGCCGTCGAACCCAATGCCGCAATGCGCGTCGCCGCGGAACGCACTCTCGGCGCCAACCCGCGATTTGCCAGCATCGACGCCACCGCCGAGTCCACCACCCTGCCCCCGCGGTCAATCGACCTTGTCACCGCCGGGCAATCCTTCCACTGGTTCAACCATGCCGGCGCGCGCCGGGAGTTCACGCGCATCCTCAAGCCGGGCGGTTTTGTCGCGCTTGTCTGGAATGAGCGCCAAACCTCGGGAACTCCATTCCTCGAAGATTACGAAGCCACCCTTCGCCACCTCGCGCCCGATTACGCGCGCTCACGCCACGCGCTCGTGAATGAATCAATCATCGCCGAGTTTTTTGCGCCGGACAAATATCAACTCGTCGAATTTTTAAAAACGCAGTCACTGGACCTCGAGGCATTCATCGGACGCTCCCTGTCGTCGTCATACGCGCCGAACAAAAACCACCCAAATCACACGCAATTCATCGCGGCACTGCGAAGCATATTCGAGGGGAACGCGCAAAACGAACGCGTTGAAATGCACTACCAATCACGAATGTATTTCGGGCGGCTAACTTGTTAG
- the leuA gene encoding 2-isopropylmalate synthase, protein MQKASITKYVPFPPVSLPDRQWPNRTITRAPVWCSVDLRDGNQALAQPMSVAEKLEFFEMLAHTIGFKEIEVGFPSASQIEFDFCRRLIDENRIPDDVAIQVLCQCREELITRSLEAIRGAKNVIFHLYNSTSPKQREYVFNNASRDQVKSIAINATRFLKQHAQPLVAGGMNLSLEYSPESFTSTELDFALEVCEAVTDVWQPTPENKIILNLPATVEYATPNVHADQIEWMCRHLTRRDLSIVSLHTHNDRGTGVAATELALLAGADRVEGTLFGNGERTGNLDIMNVALNMYSHGIDPRLDFSRINSIRETYERCTRMEVPPRHPYAGELVFTAFSGSHQDAIKKSMPHQHPGKPWDVLYLPIDPADLGRNYKAIIRINSQSGKGGVAYVLETDYGYQLPKLMHKEIGKLINDIADAKGTELSPEEILAAFEDEYLKRDTPLSVDQCKTAEKRDKTVRCEATVRIDGGKPQKITGQGNGPIDAFVRALAASTGLPKFELISYSEHSLGKGAEARAAAYIQIKSERGRTYYGVGEDTSIEFASIKAVASALNRAAAHDVR, encoded by the coding sequence ATGCAAAAAGCATCCATCACAAAATACGTTCCCTTCCCTCCCGTCAGCCTGCCCGACCGGCAGTGGCCCAACCGCACCATCACTCGCGCACCCGTCTGGTGCAGCGTCGATCTGCGCGACGGAAACCAGGCGCTCGCCCAGCCCATGAGCGTCGCCGAAAAACTCGAGTTCTTCGAGATGCTCGCCCACACAATCGGCTTCAAGGAAATCGAGGTCGGCTTCCCCTCCGCCTCGCAAATCGAGTTTGATTTCTGCCGCCGTCTCATCGACGAAAACCGCATCCCCGACGATGTCGCCATCCAGGTGCTCTGCCAGTGCCGCGAGGAGCTGATCACACGCTCGCTTGAGGCCATACGAGGCGCGAAAAACGTCATTTTCCACCTCTACAACTCCACCTCTCCCAAGCAGCGCGAATACGTTTTCAACAACGCCTCGCGCGATCAGGTCAAGTCCATCGCCATCAACGCCACGCGCTTCCTCAAGCAACACGCGCAGCCGCTCGTCGCCGGGGGCATGAACCTGAGCCTCGAGTATTCGCCCGAGAGCTTCACCAGCACCGAGCTCGATTTTGCGCTCGAAGTCTGCGAGGCCGTCACCGATGTCTGGCAGCCGACGCCCGAAAACAAAATCATCCTCAACCTCCCCGCGACCGTCGAATACGCCACGCCCAACGTCCACGCCGACCAGATCGAGTGGATGTGCCGGCACCTCACGCGCCGCGACCTCAGCATCGTCTCGCTGCACACGCACAACGACCGCGGCACCGGCGTCGCCGCCACCGAGCTCGCGCTCCTGGCCGGGGCCGACCGAGTCGAGGGCACGCTCTTCGGCAACGGCGAGCGCACCGGCAACCTCGACATCATGAACGTCGCGCTCAACATGTATTCGCACGGCATCGACCCGCGGCTCGATTTCAGCCGCATCAATTCAATCCGCGAAACCTACGAGCGCTGCACGCGCATGGAAGTGCCCCCGCGCCATCCCTACGCCGGCGAACTCGTCTTCACCGCGTTCAGCGGCTCGCACCAGGATGCCATCAAAAAATCCATGCCACACCAGCACCCCGGCAAACCTTGGGACGTTCTCTACCTGCCCATCGATCCCGCCGACCTCGGCCGCAACTACAAGGCCATCATCCGCATCAACTCGCAATCGGGCAAGGGCGGCGTCGCCTACGTGCTCGAAACGGATTACGGCTATCAGTTGCCCAAGCTCATGCACAAGGAAATCGGCAAGCTCATCAACGACATCGCCGACGCCAAGGGCACCGAGCTCTCCCCCGAGGAAATCCTCGCCGCCTTCGAGGACGAATATCTTAAGCGCGACACACCGCTTTCGGTCGACCAATGCAAGACCGCCGAAAAGCGCGACAAAACCGTGCGTTGCGAGGCGACTGTGCGCATCGACGGCGGCAAACCGCAAAAAATCACCGGCCAGGGCAACGGCCCGATCGACGCCTTTGTGCGCGCGCTCGCCGCAAGCACCGGGCTGCCAAAATTCGAACTCATCAGTTACAGCGAACATTCGCTCGGCAAGGGCGCCGAGGCGCGCGCCGCCGCCTACATCCAAATCAAGTCGGAACGCGGCCGCACCTATTACGGCGTGGGCGAGGACACCAGCATTGAGTTCGCCTCGATCAAAGCCGTCGCCAGCGCCCTAAACCGCGCCGCCGCGCACGACGTGAGGTAA